Proteins encoded in a region of the Schistocerca serialis cubense isolate TAMUIC-IGC-003099 chromosome 6, iqSchSeri2.2, whole genome shotgun sequence genome:
- the LOC126484788 gene encoding uncharacterized protein LOC126484788, which yields MQVDGSFPIGNNAEIVGLPVEGYDPPAGLAVTITGWGNTATEGPSASTLMKVNISVIGRVRCVVRFGVTGRMICAGKSGRSTCYGDSGGPLVSGTTQVGIVSWGSEYCETDCAVYTNVGNLRSWITAVAGV from the coding sequence GTGGATGGGTCTTTCCCGATCGGCAACAACGCAGAGATCGTTGGTCTCCCTGTAGAAGGCTACGACCCACCGGCTGGCCTCGCAGTTACCATTACCGGCTGGGGCAACACAGCCACCGAAGGCCCATCGGCCTCCACTCTGATGAAGGTCAACATCAGCGTCATCGGTCGCGTCAGATGCGTGGTCAGGTTCGGCGTCACAGGCCGCATGATCTGTGCCGGGAAGTCTGGCAGGAGCACCTGCTACGGTGACTCCGGCGGTCCGCTGGTTAGTGGCACCACGCAAGTCGGCATTGTCTCATGGGGCAGCGAGTACTGCGAGACAGATTGTGCCGTCTACACCAACGTCGGAAACCTTCGCTCTTGGATCACAGCTGTTGCTGGCGTCTGA